From one Triticum aestivum cultivar Chinese Spring chromosome 4B, IWGSC CS RefSeq v2.1, whole genome shotgun sequence genomic stretch:
- the LOC123094748 gene encoding uncharacterized protein, translating to MHWHANPNVHGTKSPIRIMDFLSPKLYPNNIAIAIEDSLLVKALKQHEAHSSKFSKPETSTWQQRVNNSFKSATLVIQEPKKAGQQVIFSDGIENDFYQTLVGLLPKLTVSQRIFEIEGVWVDQKTITLSFKPGGWINPRVVGCFPKLKNKDQLNRGRKGLLPNSEIVEHIVSIDDMEKLMNPMLNHSDPANKLILQESNVDFSLLNASLVKMPVFKEKQWILITTNFRAKFFDIMNTYYSGDTFLPTISAVIYNFKVLFAATYGNSTSFNIGNFESRFVAAPKVNFRYDSGIFILQYVSKYKGLELLGFSNDDLQALRQKFLFEIVTCKDNEIQLPLVTSFLQRHGLINIVTFNGSALQDSTQRNTSMGKKFLTDRAIFFFSC from the exons ATGCATTGGCATGCCAATCCCAATGTTCATGGAACCAAGAGCCCTATAAGGATAATGGATTTCCTATCACCGAAACTCTACCCAAATAATATTGCCATAGCTATTGAAGATTCTTTGCTAGTTAAAGCACTCAAACAACATGAAGCACATTCCAGTAAGTTTTCAAAACCAGAAACTTCAACTTGGCAACAACGTGTGAACAATTCTTTCAAATCTGCGACACTAGTAATTCAAGAACCCAAAAAGGCTGGGCAACAGGTCATCTTTTCAGATGGAATAGAGAATGATTTCTACCAAACATTGGTTGGACTACTTCCCAAATTAACTGTCAG ccaaagaatatttgagatTGAAGGAGTTTGGGTGGATCAGAAAACAATAACTCTATCATTCAAGCCTGGTGGTTGGATAAACCCTCGGGTTGTTGGCTGTTTTCCAAAACTAAAGAACAAAGACCAGCTGAACCGAGGAAGAAAAGGCCTCCTACCAAACAGTGAAATAGTAGAGCACATAGTTAGCATTGACGACATG GAGAAACTAATGAACCCAATGCTAAATCATTCAGATCCTGCGAATAAACTAATCTTACAGGAAAGTAATGTTGACTTCAGTTTATTGAATGCTTCCTTG GTAAAAATGCCCGTATTCAAGGAAAAACAATGGATTTTAATCACTACTAACTTCAGAGCCAAATTTTTTGATATCATGAACACGTACTACAGTGGTGATACATTTCTACCAACAATTAGTGCAGTTATCTACAACTTCAAGGTCTTGTTTGCTGCTACATATGGAAATTCTACTTCTTTCAACATAGGTAATTTTGAATCAAGATTTGTAGCAGCTCCCAAGGTCAATTTCAG GTATGACTCAGGAATTTTCATTCTGCAGTATGTTAGCAAGTATAAAGGTCTTGAATTGCTGGGGTTCTCTAAT GATGATTTACAAGCTCTACGTCAAAAATTCCTTTTTGAGATTGTAACATGCAAGGACAATGAAATTCAACTACCGTTAGTAACTTCTTTCCTGCAGCGACAT GGTCTCATTAATATTGTCACCTTCAACGGAAGTGCACTGCAAGATTCAACTCAAAGGAATACTTCCATGGGAAAAAAATTCCTTACTGATAGAGCTATCTTTTTTTTCTCTTGCTGA